The Planctellipticum variicoloris DNA window GATTCGACGGCCGCCGTCGCGGCGTCGCGAACGTCCAGACGCAGCCCCCCTTCCCGATGCTTCGGATCGGGGCCGTGACACTGGTAGCAGTTGTTCGAGAGAATCGGACGGATGTCGCGATTGTAGCTGATCGGCCGATCCTCGGCGGCGAGCAGGCCGGCGAACGGGCTGCCGCTCAGCAGAACGAAGGCGCCTATCCAACGAGCCATCGGCAGAATCCTCGGGGCAGAACTGTGCGGGAACGTCATGGGGGGAGGAACAGCAGGCGGGGCGACCCGGCGGCTCGATGAATTTCGGCATCGAGCGCCGCATTCATCAGTATAGGCTGATTCGATGACGGAAGTCCACGCGATTCGTCCGGCGGACGGTCGATGTCCGTTGTCGACCGGTCTTGCGAAAACGCTCCGGCCCTTGCGTGTCCGCGTCCGCAGAAACAAGATACCAGCAGCGACCCCCCATTCATTTCACAGCCTGATCGCTTCGAGGGAGAATCTGATGCCGATGCGGACACTGGCCGGCTGGTGCCTGGCAATGATTCTATGCGCTGCCGGTTGCACCGGTACGAAGCCCGACGAGGCCGCCGGACCGGGAGCCCCCGCCGGACCGGCGCCCGGTTCACCCGAAGCGGCTGCACAGAAAGAAGCGCCGATGCTGACCGTTCAGAAGGAACCATTCGGGACGACGCCCGACGGGGAGGAGATTACTCAGTACACGCTGCAGAACGGCACCGGCATGCAGGTGTCGCTGATCGACTTCGGAGCGACCGTCGTCAACGTCGACGTGCCCGACCGCGACGGCAAGCTGGCAAACGTCAATCTGCGTCATCCGGACCTGGAAGCCTATCTGGTCAACGCGCCGTATTTCGGCGGCATCTGCGGGCGCTACGCAAACCGGATCGCCAACGGCAAGTTCTCGCTCGACGGCACGGAGTACACGCTGGCGACCAATAACAGCGGGCACCATCTGCACGGCGGGCTGATCGGCTTCAACCGGAAAGTCTGGAAGTCCGAACCCGAACAGACCGCCGATTCCGCGTCCGTTCGCTTCACGTATACGAGTCCGGACGGAGAAGAAGGCTACCCCGGCGCCTTGAAGATGGTCGTCGTCTACAGCCTCAATCCCCAGAATGAACTGTCGATCGACTACACCGCCACGACCGACAAGCCGACTGTCCTGAACCTGACCAACCACTGCTACTGGAACCTGGCGGGCGAGGGAACGATTCTCGATCACGATCTGACGCTGATCTGCGACAAATATCTGCCAGTCGACGAAGGGGCGATTCCGACCGGCGAACTCGCTCCAGTGGCAGGGACCGTGATGGACTTCACCACACCTCACAAGATCGGCGAGCGGATCGGCGAAACCGTCAACGGGGGCGGCGGCTACGACCACTGCTACATCATCAACGGCGCCGCGGGAACGCTGCGGCCGGCGGCAAAAATCGTCGAGCCGAAGTCCGGCCGCGTGCTGGAGATCTCGACGACGGAGCCCGCCATTCAGCTCTACACCGGCAACTTCCTGGACGGGACGCCCGCGACCGCCATGGCCCCGAAGAATGGTGCGTTCTGCCTGGAAGCTCAGCACTATCCGGATTCGCCGAATCATCCCGACTTCCCCACGACCCGGTTAAACCCCGGCGAAACCTACCGTCAGACGACCGTTCACAAATTCTCGGTCCAGAAGTAGCCGTCCCGCTCCGCCTGCTGAGAGCGGGGTTTCCCTCTTTGCGCCATCGTTCAGGAGTGCAATACTGAACCGATGGGCCGCCAAACTTCCGCCCGGCAGATCGCCGGACGGGCCGGTCTCTCTGCAGGATCATCCGATGCCGCAAGCGAAGGGTCAGTTCCCTCCCGGTCCAGGTCGCCCCGGCCAGCCCGGTAGCGCCGCCCGTCCCGGTCCGCCGCCGGGACCACAGGGGCGGCCTGCCGCCGGCCCGAACGAACTTCCCCCGGGACAACTGCTCGTCGACGATTCGGCCGTCGCGGAGGGTTACGCCAACTTCTGCCGGGTGCTCAGCACCGCGGAAGAACTGATCCTGGACCTGGGGCTGAATCCCAATCCGCCGAACGGGAACGGAATGGTGGTCAAGGTCTCGCAGCGGGTCATCATGAATCACTTCACCGCCAAGCGGCTGTTGACGACGCTGGCGATGGCGGTTCAGCAGCACGAACAGGCCTTCGGGCCGCTCGAATTGAATGTCGGCAAACGACTCCGATCGCCCGGCGGAGGAGAACGGGCCTGATTCCCCCGCTGGAGGCTCTTGTGGCAGTGTTTCGCGCAGGGTCGATCGTGATCGGCGCGTGTTGCGTGCTCTTCGGAGTCGGCGCTGCACAGGGGGGGGATGATCCTGAGCTACGAGTGTTCTTCGAGCAATTGCGCGGACGAGGGCTGTTCAGCGTCGCTGAAGGCTATGCCCTGCACCGGCTCGCCGATCCGCAGTTGAACGCCGAGATCCGGTCGGACGTGGTCATCGAACTCGCCCGGACATTGGCCGACCACGCTTTTCTGGCGGCCGGAGACGAACAGGCGGACCTGTTTGCCCGCGCCGAGCAGTTGCTGGTTGACGAGCTCGGCCGATCGCCTCCGCCTGAACGCCCCGCGCTGCTCGAAGGCCAGCGAACGGTCGTGCTTGGGCTGCGCGCCGAATCTCGCTGCTGGCCGGCTCGCACCTTCGCGGACGAAGCGTCGCTCCTTCAGCAGGCCCTCGACACGCTCAAGCCCGCGATCGACGAGCTGAAGCACCAGGAAGCACGCGTCGCCGCCTGGAACACCGCCGCGAGTCGCCCGACGCGCATGACCCCGGCCGAAGTCCGCGGCTGGCTGGCGGAGATCCGCTGGTGGCTGGCCAGGCTGCTCCTCTGGCGCGCCGAGCTGACCACGGGGCAGAACCGAAGTTCGGATATCCTCGACGCCGAGGCGGCGGCGCGCCGAGTCGCCGGCGATGACGACGACCTATCCGTCACGGCCCGAGTGATGCTGGCGAGTTGTCAACGCCTCCGCGGAGATCCGGCTCGTGCGGCGGAGATGCTCAAAGCTCTCGAAACCGCCGATCCGCCGCCGTCCGCCGTCGCGGCCGATGCCATTGCGGTCGAACGAGTCCGCCTGGCGCTCGATCAGCAGCGGCCCGATGACGCCGTCCAGGCGGCGGTGTCCTATCGCAGTCGGACGCAGCGCTGGCCGGGCGAACTGGCCTGGTGGCAGCTTGCCGGCCTCATTCAGCTTCGCAACATCGCCGCCGAGCGGCAGGGGGCCGATCTCGCACAGGAGTTTCAATCGGCCGGCGAACAACTCGTCGCGCGGGCCGACCAGCAACTGGGGGGCGTCTGGGGTCAGCGCTGTCGGCAGTTGTGGGAGCTGGCCGAAAACGCCCGAAAGAACGGCCCCGAACTGGATCGCCTGCTCCGCGCCGGCCGCTCGGCCCGGACGGCGCAGCGCTGGACCGAAGCGGAAACCGCCTACCGGGCCGCCTTGCGACTGGCACGCGATCGGGCGAATGATGATGCCAGGATGGAAGCCGGCTGGGGTCTGGCGTCGGTCTTTCTGCAACAGTCCCGCTGGGATGACGCCTCCGCCGAATTCGCGACGCTCGCCCGCGAGCTGAAAGAGCATCCGCAAGCCTCTTCCGCCAGCCTGATGTCGGCCTACGCGCTCGCGCGACGGTTCGATCGGTCTCCAACGCCCGAGCATCGGGCGGCGCTCTTCGCCGATCTCGACCGACATCTCGCCGCCTGGCCGTCGGACAGCACGACGGGAGAAGGCTGGCTGATGCGGGCTCGACTGCTGGAACGCGAGGGGCGATTCGCGGACGCGGCCCGCAGTTTTCTGAAAGTCCCCGTCGATCACCCGCAGCATGAGGACTGCATCGCGCTCGCGGCCCGCTGCTTTCTGCAGGCCGTCGCCGGGAATCCAGCGGAAGCGGGTGTGACTGCCGAAGTCGCGCTGTCCGAACTCGCGGAGCCGCTGGCGGCGCTGAAATCGGATGGCCCCGGCTGGACGGTCTCGCAGGCGGAATTTGCGATTCAGGCGGCCCGGCTCTGGCTGGCCGTCGAGCCGCCCCGCTACGCCCGGGCCGCTGCACTCCTGGCGACATTTCAAGAAGCCCGGCCGGTCGCCGATCTGACCGCCGTGCAGCGCAGCCGCTGGGATCTCCTCAAGGCCGAAGCCGTTCCGGTGCAGATCGTCGCCCTGGCGGGCGAAGGACGCGGCAGCGCCGCCGAGGCTCTGGCGACGCAGTGGGATTCCGCTCCGCCCGACAAATTGCTGACGCTGATGAAGACGCTGGTCGAAGTCCGGCAGTCAGTCCGCGCCGAACTGCAGCCCCGCCTGACAAGCCTGCTGCTGAAAACCATCGAGCGGGTTGCCGATGCACGGAAGACGGTTCCCCCGGAGCGAAGGCGGGAGTGGGATCTGGCGCTGGTGGACGCCCATCTGGCGTCGGGACAGTTTCACCGGGCGTCGCGCGTGCTGGAAGATCTGGTTCGAGCCAATCCGCAGGATCTCGAACTGGCCCGGCTCGCGGTCAAGCTGCTGGCCGATGTCAAGACGCCGGAAGCCGACGCGGTGCGCGAGCTCACCTGGTCGCGACAGGAGGCGACGTCGAAGCCGGGCTCTTCCGACTGGATCGCCGCACGTCTGGGTCGCATCGAAGCGATGCTCGATTCCGGCCAGACCCCGGAAGCGGGGAAACTGTTCAAAGTCACCGCCCTGCTCTACCGGCGGCAGAGCCCGCCGGAGCTGCAGCAGAAGTTCGATGCGCTGGAGGGGCGGCTGAAGGCAGAGCCGTGAGTCCATACGACTCTCCCGGCGTTGGGGATGGTGTGCGAGTGTGAGAAATCTGACCCCGTGTCAGCCGCACTGAATCACCGAAATCGATTCTAAAACAGCGAGTCATTGTCTTGTTCCCTCTCGAGCATTCGAACGCGGGCGAGGGATAGGGATTGGGTGTCTTTTCTTCCCGTCTACTGGGATCCGTTGGATATCGACGTCCTGAAGTTTTTGCGGGAACTGCGCGTCTCTTCCGGCAAGTCGGCGAAAGAAGTCGCCGACGCCATGCCCATGAACAGCGGCAACTACTCGCGGCTGGAGCGAGGCCAGGGGAATCCTACGGTGGAAACGCTGGAGCGCCTGGCGAATGCGATCAACGCCGAACTGATTGTTTCCGTTCGGCCGCGAGCGACGTCGGGCGCGAAGTAGTTCTGGCATCGGCGACGGTGATCCGCGATGACGGCCGGGCACGGCGGCCGTGGGACCGTCGGCGGACGAGGACGTCCACCGTACGGGGGCCGGGCGCGCCCGGCCCCCGACTCCCTCTGGACTCCACGCCATTCATCAGGCACAATTGATCCGTTCCATCCCAGCCCCGGACCGGAGGCGGCATGATGCATCGCAGCGCGCTCACCCGACGGCAGGCGCTGGTCGCGGGCAGCGTCGGGATCTGCGGGCTCGACCTGGCCCGGCTGTCGCAATTGCGCGCCGACGTCGCCCCCCGCGCAAAATCCTGCGTCTTCCTCTTTCTCTTCGGCGGCCCCAGCCACATCGATCTGTGGGACATGAAACCCCACGCCCCCGCGGAGATCCGCGGCGAGTTCCGGTCGATCGCCACGTCGACGCCGGGCATCCCTCTCTGCGAGCACCTGCCGCTCCTCGCGCGGCAGACGCACCACCTCTGTCTGCTGCGATCGATGACCCACAAGATGCCCGTGCACGGGCCGGCCTGCAGCGAGATTACGACCGGACGGGAATATTTCGGGCCGCCGGTCACCGATCAGGCGACCCCCGAGGACTGGCCCTCGCTCAGCGCCCTCGTCACCCGCTACGGCCAGTCCCCCGCCGGCCTTCCCCCCGCCGTCGTCCTGCCGTGGTACGCGCAGTTCGTCGGCCAGGACAAGCGGATCGCCGGCCAGACCGGCGGACGGATGGGAAACGAGTTCAACCCCTTCCTGATGGAGGGAGACCCGACGCGCCCCGATTTCCGCGTGCAGGGGCTCGAACTTCCTCCCGACGTCTCCAGCACCCGCTTCGACCGCCGGCGGAAACTCCGCACAGAACTGACCCGCCTGGAACGGATCGCCGACGGAACCGCGCTGGGGGATCTGTCTGACCGGCATTACGCCGCGGCGTTCACGACCATCGAGCGGGCCAGCTCGGCGGGGGCATTCGATCTGCAGCGCGAACCGCAGTCTCAACGGGACGCCTACGGTCCGTCGAAATTCGGCCAGAGCCTGCTGGCAGCCCGGCGGCTGGTGGAGGCTGGCATTCCGCTGGTCACCGTCAACTGGGACGACGACTCGCGCAGCGACAAGGTCTCGCCCCACTGGGACACGCACCACAACAATTTCGCCCGGCTGAAAGACAATCTCTGCCCGCCGTTCGATCGAGCGCTGTCGACGTTTCTGGCGGACCTGGATCAACGCGGCTTGCTGGAGAGCACGCTGGTCGTCGCCTCGGGAGAGTTCGGGCGGACGCCGCGGATCGGCCTGATCACCCAGAACGGCATGACGGAGGCGACGGGCCGGGATCACTGGCCGCACGCGTTCACAGTCCTGCTCGCCGGCGGCGGCGTGCGGGGCGGTCAGATCTACGGCTCGACGAACCGCCACGGGGCGTTTGTGGAAGACAAGCCGGTCACCCCCGCGGACCTCTCGGCGACGGTGTTGAGTCATCTGGGGATCGATCCGGAGCGGGAGTACCACGACCAGTTTCAGCGAGTCCCGCGGCGATTGTCGGAGGGACGGGTGATTCGGGGGTTGGGGTGAGATTGAACGGCAGGCGGTTGCTGAGCGGCGACCCGTCTGCGGCGATTCAACTTCGTGTGGCATTGCCGCCGCGACAGGGTGCGGACGGACAATCATCGCCCGCCTGTGAGATCTGATGGGCAGGCTTCGATCGGGGTTGCTTCGCGAGCGGAGCAGTCGACAGAATATCAGACGAGTGACTTGACCGTCGAGAAAGGCTGGATTTGTCGCCGGCCTGAGCCACGCGAGGATCTGCGTTCCATGTCCGCGACCATCAGCTACCCTCATCTGACCAATGATCCAGACGGAACGGTCCGGATCGCCGAGACTCGCTACAAAGTACGTCATCTGGCGGCCGAACAGTACTTCTATGGATGGTCGGCTGAGGAACTGCTGCGGCAGCATCCCGATCTGCGTCCAGCCGAGGTCTATGCCGCTCTGACTTACTTTCACGACCATTACGACGAGCTCGTGGCGTCGATCGAGCAAACAGCCAGTGACCATGACCGCGTCCCGATCGCTCAGGCGTTGTCGCGGGAAGAGCTACTGAAGCGTCGAGCAGCGCAGGGGGCGTGATGGCCCTCAAGCTCTACGTGGATGTCCATGTCCCCGCGAGTCTGACACGGACGCTTCGCAGCAGGTCCATCGACGTTCTGACGAGCCAAGATGACGGGACTCGAGACGTCGACGACGAAACGCTGCTGTTGCGCGCCGTCTCTCTGGACCGGTTACTGATGACTCAGGACGAGGACTTCCTTGAGATTGCCTCCCGATGGCTGCAATCCGGCCGGGAGTTCCCCGGCCTGTTCTTTGCCCGTCAGGGTCAGCCAATCGGGCGGATGGCAACCGATCTCGAACTCTGTCTGACCTGCTGTGCAGCGGATGAACTCAGGAATCGAGTGATCTACTTGCCGCTGCAGTCGTAGAGCGCATTCGATGGAGTACCGGCGCAAGGTGCTGGCGGCGTGTGATACGGGCGGCAGGACAATGGCGGTGGCTCAGCGATTCCGAGTCAAAGAAGGGCGGGTCCGGCAGATCAAACAGGAACGGCGTGAGCTGGGCAAGACGGGCCATCAATTCCCATCCGACACCCCCCACTCGAATCCCCGCTGTACGAGCCGATCCAGGAGTTCCGACACGTTCGACGTCGCGTCGCGGAGTTGCTCGTACTGCCGGCGGGCGGCCTCGACCAGTTCGACCCCGGACTCATCGAACGCCCAGAAGACGGTCTCCACGCCGGCCAGGTCGGCGGCGAGCGACTGCAGGATCGTCATGAGCGTGCGGTTGCCTCCGAAGGCGCCGCACCCCCAGAAACCGGTGTGGATCGTCGTCCGCGGGCCGCCGGAGACGATCCGTTCACTCTCCTGCCGGGCCGCTGAGAAACCTGTGAACGCCGTGCTCAGAATGTCGTCCAGTTCTCCGCGACGGTAGGCGCCGCTTCCCCCGTCCGGCGCGGCCATCGCCAGGATGTTGCTGACCGTCGGCGGCGCGAGCGCTTGCGTGGCGGCCGCCACCAGCTCGGCGGGGGCTCGGGCGAACGCGTTTCCGTAGAGACCGTGGCGGCGTCCCGCTGCTGCATCCGGCCGCGTCTCGATGACGCACCGGCGCTGCACGCCGGTGATCGTGATCGGCGTGGGGCTCCCTTGACGGTCGACGGTCCGCGGCTCGTTCCCCGCGGCAACCAGTGCGTCCCGCAAGGATCCGAGCACCGGGTGTTCGGCCACCTGCAGTTCGTCCTGCGCCAGCAGAGGCGAATCGTAGGCGACGAACAGGAGGGGGTCGGCGAAGTTCACGTGCCAACTGGCTGTTGTCGAATCCGCGGGTCGCTCGTACGCGAACACTCCCTGACGGATCGAAAACGGCGGCCGGGCCTGGAGTACGCCGAGCGGCTGTTGCGTCGGCCAGCGGGCATAGTTCACCTCCCCTTCGAAGGGGAATCCGGTGGAACAGGCGATCTCGTAGACCACCCGCTTGTTCTTGTGTCCCATTCGCGGCGGAGAGTCGCGGATGAGACGCCCGGCGTCAAAACTCGCCGACTCCAGCGGCTTCCATTCCATGATCGGCTCCTCGGAGGAAACACGCACCGGGATGACGGCGTCCGCGAACGATCAGTCGGTTGAAGTCACGTGTGCCACGGCTGTGTCAGCCGTGAGAGCGCTCCAAGTCCCTTGGAAACCTTCGGCCGGCGAGAGTCAGCGTATGCCCAACGGGTTCCCCAGATCGGCTTGTGCTCCGTGCATCGCTTCCCACTTTGTTTTCTGCTCCGGGGTCAGGATTTCGAGCAAGTCGGATTGTTCCTTTTGCCTGTGAGTCTCAGATTCTCCCGGCTTCGGCAGCAGACTTCGATTGCCGATGGATTCCCGCCGATATTCGTCCATCGTCTCGCGGACTCGGGTTCGCTGCTCCCGGCTGAGACCCAGTCCGTTTGCCACGTCCGGATGAGCGAGCACACTCATTCCCCTCTGCTGGAGAATGACCTCCTGCAGCCGATTCCATTGCGAGACCGTCAGCGAAGATTTGACCGTGTCAACGATTTGTCGGGATTGCCGCCTCCGATCTTCCGGAGAGCTGGCCTCCCACATTAAACGGAACGTCTCGCCTCGGCTCTTGTTCCCTTCCCGCTCGATTGCTTCCAGCGATTGCACGAGCGCTGCGGCTTCGTCTTCCGCCATACCCAGTTCCTTTTGAACTTCCGTCGCAATGACCAGATGAAAGGGAAAGCGTTTCATAAACTTCGGAACCTCGATCGGAGCGCCGGTCATCGCTTGCCATTGTCTCGCCTGATCCGGCGTCAGAATAGCCAGCAGATCGGCCTTGTATTTGTCCAGTCGAGTCGCTGCCGCTTCATCGCCCGGTCGTGGCGTGCCCCCCGCGAAACCGCTGCGGCTCGTCGGACCCGCCCGCCGAAATTCCTCTTTGATCGTCTCCAGCGTTTTCTGCTGTTCGGCAGTCAACGCCAATCGCCGGGCGATCTCAGGATTCAACAACGCGACTCCACCCCGGTCCTGCAGCTCCAGTTGCTGAAGACGTTGGAATTGTTCCTCGCTGAGAGACTTCTGTATGGTTGCTTCAGACTTCCGCTTGACCTCCTCCTGAATTGCCATTTCGCGGGCGAATTCCTGCTGCTTGTCCTCCGGCGTGCGAAACGCGGGGTGTGTCGGGTCAATCTCGCGCAGCAAATCCAGCAACCTTTTCGACTCGGGTTCGGCTAGCCCCAGCTCCGTCTGAACTCGCGGGTTTGCAAGCAGGTTGATCAGAGTCGATCCACTGGAGCTGTAATCCGGCGACCGGGGAGTCTCGCTGAGGTCAGCGCCCTCCTGCGCCACCGCAGCGGCGGCGAATGCCAGGATCATTCCGACTGTAAAGGCGCCACGAATCCTGTACGTCGACATCTTCTCTTCTCCGAAAACTCGCGCGGGTGCCACTGCTGGACCGTCCGCGGGCCAGCAGTGCTCTTCTCGATTCATCAAGCAGCCGACACTCCCGAACTCCAACCGGACTTGCTCGTTCGATCTGAAGATCCTCTCACGAGAATACTGTACAAGACGAGCAGCCGCTACATGGAATGCCGGAGATGCAATCAGGACCTCGTCGCCACCCGTCACGAAGACAGTGGAACGGGCAGGAAGAGTTTGAGCGGGTCGTCGAGGACCGGCTCGAAGCCGTGTTGGCGGTAGAACGCGGCGGCGGGTTCTTCCTTTACGCGGACGAGCAGCATGACCGGAGATTGGTAAAGAGCACGGCCGACACGGCCGTGGCACACGGAGGTGCGTCGGCCACCCGCCGGCCCGCCCGCCCGACAGATGTTCGCCCGAGATTATTTGCATTCGCGAAGTTGGTCTTGTCGAGAGTCTTCCGGATGCGATAATTCCGGTACAGGCGGAGTTTGATCCGCTGGGATGACGGCTCAGCCTGTCGAACGCGTCCGCGCGACGCTCCGGGACCGTTGTTCTTTCGCACCCCTGATGCCGGGACCAGGAAGGTCGGCTCTCTTCCTCGGGGTGCATTCCCCTTGCCACCCGCAGGAAGCCTGCGAAGCAGTCGCTGCCGCAGGAGCCCCGCCGACCCAAAGGTCTGGACGGCGTTGAATCCGACGGCGGAGGGCCGTCGCACACCGATGAGCTTGCCACATCGTTTCCGAATTCTTCCGCAGACTTGCCCCTGTTGACCGAGTCGAGGTCGAGCCGCGAATCCCGGTGGGGAAATTCGCCGGGATCGCGTCCTGTTGATGTCGAACACCACCCGCTCGCGGGATAGCACAGGCCGCCTGTGCGCGGGCCAGAACGTCAGGAGAGAATCATGGCCACAGGACGTGAATTGCTGGAAAAAATTGCGGCCGACCAGGACGCCGAGGCCTACCGGCACGAGCACTGGCAGGGCTCGTTCGACGAGTACCTCGACATCGTCCGGCAGCACCCCCAGGTCACCCGCTCCGCCCACCAGCGGATGTACGACATGGTCGTCTCCTACGGGTCGTACCCCATCGAAGAAGGCCGCCGGGACGGTTTGCTCCGGTATCGATTCTTTGACGACCCGGACCACAACGGCGAAGACGCGATCTTCGGACTGACCGAACCGCTCTCGCAACTGGTCAGCGTCTTCCGCAGCGCCGCCCTCAAGTACGGCAGCGAACGCCGCGTTCTGCTGCTGCACGGCCCGGTCGGCAGCTCCAAGAGCACGATCGCCCGCCTGCTGAAACGGGGGCTGGAACGCTACAGCCGGAAGCCCGAAGGGGCGTTGTATTCGTTCGGCTGGAAGCAGGACGATGGCAGCGTCATCTGGGATCCGATGAACAGCGAACCGCTGCAGCTTGTCCCGCACGACCAGCGGGAAAAGTTCTGCGCCATCCTCAACGAGGGTCGCAATCCCGACAAAGACTACTGCGTCGAAATCGCCGGCGACGTCTGTCCCCTCTCCCGCTTCTACTTCCGCGAAAAACTCGCCGAGACCGGCGGAGACTGGATCAAGGTCCTCGACTCCATCGTCGTCCGCCGATTCTTCCTCTCCGAAGCCGACCGCATCGGCGTCGGCACCTTCCAGCCCAAGGACGAAAAGAATCAGGACTCGACGGAACTGACGGGCGACATCAACTACCGCAAGATCGCCGAGTTCGGCAGCGAATCCGATCCGCGGGCGTTCAACTTCGACGGCGAATTCAACGTCGCCAACCGCGGCATGATCGAGTTCATCGAAGTCCTGAAGCTCGACGTCGCCTTCCTCTACGACCTGCTGGGCGCCTCGCAGGAACACAAGATCAAGCCGAAGAAGTTCGCCCAGACCGACATCGACACGGTGATCCTGGGACACACGAACGAGCCCGAGTACCGCAAGCTGCAGTCCAACGAGTTCATGGAGGCCCTCCGCGACCGGACCGTGAAAATCGACGTCCCCTACGTCACCAAACTCGCCTACGAACTGCGGATCTACGAAAAGGACTACAACCCGCGCCGCGTCAAAGGCAAACACATCGCCCCGCATACGCTGGAGGTCGCCGCGATCTGGGCCGTGCTGACCCGGCTGGAAGAGCCGAAGCATCACGGCCTGACCCTGCTGCAGAAACTGAAGCTCTACAACGGCAAGAGCCTGCCGGGCTTCACGACGGAGAACGTCGAACAGCTCCGCCGGGAAGCCCGGCAGGAAGGGATGCTGGGGATTTCCCCGCGCTATGTGCAGGACAAGATTTCGAACGCGCTGGTCAACAACGCCGACGCGACCTGCATCAACCCCTTCATGGTCCTCAACGAACTGGAGGCCGGCCTCCGGCATCACTCCCTGATCCAGAGCGAAGAAGTCCGCGACGCGTACCGCCGGCTGATCTCGGTCGTCAAAGACGAGTACACGGACGTGGTCAAGAACGAAGTCCAGCGGGCGATTGCCGCCGACGAAGAGGCGCTCTCGCGGCTGTGTGGAAATTACATCGACAACGTCAAGGCGTATACGCAGCGTGAGAAGGTCCGGAACAAGTTCACGGGCCAGGACGAGCAGCCGGACGAACGGCTGATGCGCTCGATCGAGGAGCGGATCGACATCCCGGAAACGCGGAAGGACGACTTCCGCCGGGAGATCATGAACTACATCGGCGCGCTGTCGCTGGACGGCAAGAAGTTTGATTACAAGACGAACGAGCGGCTGCACAAGGCGCTCGAACTGAAGCTGTTCGAAGATCAGAAAGACACGATCAAGCTGACGACGCTGGTGTCGAACGTGGTCGACAAGGACACGCAGGAGAAAATCGACATCGTCAAATCGCGTCTGATCCGCGACTTCGGCTACAACGAAGAATCGGCCTCCGACGTGCTGCAGTACGTGGCCAGCATCTTCGCCCGCGGCGACGCGAAGCGGGAGTAGCAGAAAGATTCACCGCAACGACTCTCGTAGGGTGGGCTCCCGCCCATCGATTCTCAGAAGGCATGAAACCGTGTCAACAATCCATCCAGAACCCGAACTCGCCCCCCGCCGCCGCCCCTCGCGGCGCGGCGAGCCGACATGGGAACTGGGGGTCGATGCGCCCCGACAAGGCGCGTGGACGGAGGAGGATTATCTGGCGCTCGACAGCAACCGGCTGATCGAGTTCACCGACGGGATCCTGGAGTTCCTGCCGATGCCGAAGCTGTCCCATGCCCGGATTTCGCGATTCGTGTCGGATCTG harbors:
- a CDS encoding aldose epimerase family protein; amino-acid sequence: MPMRTLAGWCLAMILCAAGCTGTKPDEAAGPGAPAGPAPGSPEAAAQKEAPMLTVQKEPFGTTPDGEEITQYTLQNGTGMQVSLIDFGATVVNVDVPDRDGKLANVNLRHPDLEAYLVNAPYFGGICGRYANRIANGKFSLDGTEYTLATNNSGHHLHGGLIGFNRKVWKSEPEQTADSASVRFTYTSPDGEEGYPGALKMVVVYSLNPQNELSIDYTATTDKPTVLNLTNHCYWNLAGEGTILDHDLTLICDKYLPVDEGAIPTGELAPVAGTVMDFTTPHKIGERIGETVNGGGGYDHCYIINGAAGTLRPAAKIVEPKSGRVLEISTTEPAIQLYTGNFLDGTPATAMAPKNGAFCLEAQHYPDSPNHPDFPTTRLNPGETYRQTTVHKFSVQK
- a CDS encoding DUF3467 domain-containing protein — protein: MPQAKGQFPPGPGRPGQPGSAARPGPPPGPQGRPAAGPNELPPGQLLVDDSAVAEGYANFCRVLSTAEELILDLGLNPNPPNGNGMVVKVSQRVIMNHFTAKRLLTTLAMAVQQHEQAFGPLELNVGKRLRSPGGGERA
- a CDS encoding helix-turn-helix domain-containing protein; amino-acid sequence: MSFLPVYWDPLDIDVLKFLRELRVSSGKSAKEVADAMPMNSGNYSRLERGQGNPTVETLERLANAINAELIVSVRPRATSGAK
- a CDS encoding DUF5615 family PIN-like protein, whose product is MALKLYVDVHVPASLTRTLRSRSIDVLTSQDDGTRDVDDETLLLRAVSLDRLLMTQDEDFLEIASRWLQSGREFPGLFFARQGQPIGRMATDLELCLTCCAADELRNRVIYLPLQS
- a CDS encoding PrkA family serine protein kinase — encoded protein: MATGRELLEKIAADQDAEAYRHEHWQGSFDEYLDIVRQHPQVTRSAHQRMYDMVVSYGSYPIEEGRRDGLLRYRFFDDPDHNGEDAIFGLTEPLSQLVSVFRSAALKYGSERRVLLLHGPVGSSKSTIARLLKRGLERYSRKPEGALYSFGWKQDDGSVIWDPMNSEPLQLVPHDQREKFCAILNEGRNPDKDYCVEIAGDVCPLSRFYFREKLAETGGDWIKVLDSIVVRRFFLSEADRIGVGTFQPKDEKNQDSTELTGDINYRKIAEFGSESDPRAFNFDGEFNVANRGMIEFIEVLKLDVAFLYDLLGASQEHKIKPKKFAQTDIDTVILGHTNEPEYRKLQSNEFMEALRDRTVKIDVPYVTKLAYELRIYEKDYNPRRVKGKHIAPHTLEVAAIWAVLTRLEEPKHHGLTLLQKLKLYNGKSLPGFTTENVEQLRREARQEGMLGISPRYVQDKISNALVNNADATCINPFMVLNELEAGLRHHSLIQSEEVRDAYRRLISVVKDEYTDVVKNEVQRAIAADEEALSRLCGNYIDNVKAYTQREKVRNKFTGQDEQPDERLMRSIEERIDIPETRKDDFRREIMNYIGALSLDGKKFDYKTNERLHKALELKLFEDQKDTIKLTTLVSNVVDKDTQEKIDIVKSRLIRDFGYNEESASDVLQYVASIFARGDAKRE
- a CDS encoding DUF1501 domain-containing protein, with amino-acid sequence MMHRSALTRRQALVAGSVGICGLDLARLSQLRADVAPRAKSCVFLFLFGGPSHIDLWDMKPHAPAEIRGEFRSIATSTPGIPLCEHLPLLARQTHHLCLLRSMTHKMPVHGPACSEITTGREYFGPPVTDQATPEDWPSLSALVTRYGQSPAGLPPAVVLPWYAQFVGQDKRIAGQTGGRMGNEFNPFLMEGDPTRPDFRVQGLELPPDVSSTRFDRRRKLRTELTRLERIADGTALGDLSDRHYAAAFTTIERASSAGAFDLQREPQSQRDAYGPSKFGQSLLAARRLVEAGIPLVTVNWDDDSRSDKVSPHWDTHHNNFARLKDNLCPPFDRALSTFLADLDQRGLLESTLVVASGEFGRTPRIGLITQNGMTEATGRDHWPHAFTVLLAGGGVRGGQIYGSTNRHGAFVEDKPVTPADLSATVLSHLGIDPEREYHDQFQRVPRRLSEGRVIRGLG
- a CDS encoding DUF433 domain-containing protein translates to MSATISYPHLTNDPDGTVRIAETRYKVRHLAAEQYFYGWSAEELLRQHPDLRPAEVYAALTYFHDHYDELVASIEQTASDHDRVPIAQALSREELLKRRAAQGA